In uncultured Bacteroides sp., one genomic interval encodes:
- the folB gene encoding dihydroneopterin aldolase encodes MKSNDMYIFLSNVKFYARHGVGAQETLVGNTFIVDLRLKLDFSKAAETDDLNYTISYADVFKVVKAEMKTPSLLLEHVSQRIITHLFREFSTVEAIDLKLSKQNPPMGADIDCAGVEMHCVR; translated from the coding sequence CCTCAGCAACGTAAAATTCTACGCCAGGCATGGAGTTGGTGCTCAGGAAACATTGGTTGGCAACACTTTTATTGTAGATCTGAGATTGAAGTTGGATTTCAGCAAGGCAGCAGAAACTGATGACCTTAACTATACGATTAGCTATGCAGACGTATTCAAAGTTGTAAAGGCGGAAATGAAAACCCCTTCTCTCCTATTAGAGCATGTCAGCCAAAGAATTATTACGCACTTGTTTCGCGAGTTCTCAACTGTGGAAGCTATTGATCTGAAACTATCCAAACAGAATCCTCCCATGGGAGCCGATATCGACTGTGCAGGCGTGGAAATGCATTGCGTAAGATAA